A window from Dunckerocampus dactyliophorus isolate RoL2022-P2 chromosome 15, RoL_Ddac_1.1, whole genome shotgun sequence encodes these proteins:
- the guca1a gene encoding guanylyl cyclase-activating protein 1: MGNSTGSTVDDLQAVEMHLWYKKFMTECPSGQLTLHEFKQFFGLRGLDPEANDYIEQMFRTFDMNKDGYIDFMEYVAALSLVMRGKMEHKLRWYFKLYDVDGNGCIDRYELLNIIKAIRAINGNDNQETTAEDFTNRVFDRIDINGDGELSLEEFVAGARTDTDFMEVMMKSLDLSHIVAMIHSRRHSV, from the exons ATGGGTAACTCTACAGGCAGCACGGTGGACGACCTGCAGGCGGTGGAGATGCACCTCTGGTACAAGAAGTTCATGACAGAGTGCCCGTCGGGTCAGCTCACCCTGCACGAGTTCAAGCAGTTCTTCGGGTTGCGAGGGCTGGACCCCGAGGCCAACGACTACATCGAACAAATGTTCCGCACCTTTGACATGAATAAG GATGGCTACATTGACTTTATGGAGTACGTGGCGGCGCTCAGCCTGGTGATGCGCGGCAAGATGGAGCACAAGCTGCGCTGGTACTTCAAGCTGTACGACGTGGACGGCAACGGCTGCATAGACCGATACGAGCTGCTCAACATCATAAAG GCCATTCGCGCCATCAACGGCAACGACAACCAGGAAACGACGGCCGAGGACTTCACAAACAGAGTGTTTGACCGGATCGACATCAATGGCGATG GCGAGCTCTCCCTGGAGGAGTTTGTGGCAGGCGCTCGCACCGACACCGACTTCATGGAGGTGATGATGAAAAGTCTGGACTTGTCCCACATCGTGGCCATGATCCACAGCCGGAGGCACAGCGTTTAG
- the orc5 gene encoding origin recognition complex subunit 5 — MSSSSSSFLQQPGYEEERLQRVAEQVPCRALQAGLLLSLMGEPQQYSFPSIFIYGHRASGKSHVVNILLKELELPHANISCVECISIALLFEHVLLTFFGRDAAATLPRSPSLSDFVRIYKQHRSPSTATETRYIVLEKAELLRDMDANLLPALLRLQELVEDNVSIILLSEIAWDTFRPSTGCFEPLLLHFPDYSKAELHQILSQDRHPSYSVEFYSSYINILLGVFYAVCRDLRELRHLAALNFSKFCEPLDEGKVKESDTHKLWRNIEPHLKKAMQTVYLREVSSLQWEKMQVEAEDGPVRGLSAHTHVELPYYSKFLLIAAYLASYNPARTDKRFFVKHHGKIRKAKNFLKKNEKTSNHLLGPKPFPLDRLLAIFYSVVDSRVAPTASIFSQISSLVTLQLLTQVSHDDQLDAPKYKCAVSMDFICAISRTVNFDIVKYLYDFI, encoded by the exons atgtcgtcgtcgtcgtcgtcgtttcTCCAGCAACCAGGCTATGAGGAGGAGAGGCTACAGAGGGTGGCCGAGCAAGTGCCCTGCAGAGCGCTTCAAGCTGGGCTGCTGTTGTCGCTGATGGGGGAG CCACAGCAGTACAGCTTCCCTTCAATCTTCATATACGGTCATCGAGCCTCAGGGAAGAGTCATGTTGTCAACATTCTACTGAAGGAACTGGAG TTGCCTCACGCTAACATCAGCTGCGTCGAGTGCATTTCCATCGCCCTGCTCTTTGAACACGTGCTGCTGACCTTCTTTGGCCGGGACGCTGCCGCCACGCTCCCCCGCAGCCCGTCGTTATCCGACTTTGTCCGCATCTACAAGCAGCATCGCTCCCCGTCCACCGCCACGGAGACGCGATACATC GTGTTGGAAAAAGCTGAGCTGCTGCGAGATATGGACGCTAATCTCCTCCCGGCTCTCCTGCGTCTTCAGGAATTG GTGGAGGACAACGTGAGCATCATCCTGCTCAGTGAGATCGCGTGGGACACGTTCAGGCCGAGCACAGGCTGCTTTGAACCTCTTCTGCTCCACTTCCCTGACTACAGCAAAG CTGAGCTGCACCAGATCTTGTCCCAGGACAGACATCCATCCTATTCCGTTGAGTTCTACTCCTCCTACATCAACATCCTGCTGGGCGTCTTCTACGCCGTCTGTCGGGACCTCCGCGAGCTGCGGCACCTG GCTGCGCTCAACTTTTCAAAGTTCTGCGAGCCTTTGGATGAAGGGAAAG tgaaaGAGAGCGACACACACAAGCTGTGGCGAAATATCGAGCCTCACTTGAAGAAGGCCATGCAGACGGTCTACCTGCGTGAGGTGTCCAG CCTCCAGTGGGAGAAGATGCAGGTGGAAGCTGAAGACGGGCCTGTGAGAG gcttgtCGGCGCACACGCATGTGGAGCTGCCTTATTACTCCAAGTTCCTGCTGATCGCCGCCTACCTGGCGTCCTACAATCCCGCCCGCACCGACAAGCGTTTCTTTGTCAAG CACCACGGCAAAATAAGAAAAGCTAAAAACTTCCTGAAGAAGAATGAGAAG ACCAGCAACCACCTGCTGGGACCCAAGCCATTCCCTCTGGACCGCCTGCTCGCCATTTTCTACAGCGTGGTGGACAGCAGAGTCGCGCCCACCGCCAGCATCTTCTCTCAG aTCTCCTCCTTGGTGACCTTACAACTCTTGACTCAGGTCAGCCATGATGACCAGCTGGACGCCCCCAAGTACAAATGTGCCGTCTCCATGGATTTCATCTGCGCTATATCCAG GACGGTGAACTTTGACATTGTCAAGTATCTCTATGACTTCATATGA
- the lhfpl3 gene encoding LHFPL tetraspan subfamily member 3 protein, which produces MVPGAPSTGTCTGTTMLPASEAAKIYQTNYVRNSRAIGVLWAIFTILFAIVNVVCFIQPYWIGDGADTPQAGYFGLFHYCIGNGLSRDLTCQGSFTEFASIPSGAFKAASFFIGMSMVLVLSCIGCFALFFFCSTGTVYKICGWMQLAAGTCLILGCMIYPDGWDSDEVKRMCGEQTDKYTLGACSVRWAYILAIMGIMDALILSFLAFVLGNRQDNLVSEELLGDKSGSNAI; this is translated from the exons ATGGTCCCGGGGGCTCCGAGCACCGGCACCTGCACCGGCACCACAATGCTCCCCGCCTCGGAGGCGGCCAAGATTTACCAGACCAACTACGTGCGTAACTCCCGCGCCATCGGCGTGCTGTGGGCCATCTTCACTATCCTCTTCGCCATCGTCAATGTGGTGTGCTTCATCCAGCCCTACTGGATCGGAGACGGCGCCGACACCCCGCAGGCTGGCTACTTCGGCCTCTTCCACTACTGCATTGGCAATGGCCTGTCCCGGGACCTGACGTGCCAGGGCAGCTTCACCGAGTTCGCCAGCATCCCCTCCGGTGCGTTCAAGGCCGCCTCCTTCTTCATCGGCATGTCCATGGTGCTGGTGCTCAGCTGCATCGGCTGCTTcgccctcttcttcttctgcagcACGGGTACGGTCTACAAGATCTGTGGATGGATGCAGCTGGCTGCAG GCACGTGTCTGATCCTGGGCTGCATGATCTACCCTGACGGCTGGGACAGCGACGAGGTGAAGCGGATGTGCGGCGAGCAGACGGACAAATACACGCTGGGCGCCTGCTCGGTGCGCTGGGCCTACATCCTGGCCATCATGGGCATCATGGACGCCCTCATCCTCTCCTTCCTGGCCTTCGTGCTGGGCAACCGCCAGGACAACCTCGTGTCCGAGGAGCTGCTGGGAGACA AGAGTGGTAGCAATGCCATATAA